The nucleotide sequence CCTTGTTTCTGATCATGAGAGAAAAACGTGTCTCTCTCAAACGTGACGTTCTGGCTTGGTACAAAGTACTCCTCAAATATTCCCAATAGCACAGTCAATGTCAAATTTGCTTTGTCTTTCTGAAAGCTATTGTAAATGTCCAATACATCCTCTCCAATAACATGCAGAAAAATGGACGCTTTCAATTTGTCATCATCTCCCCTTGCACCACTGGCTGCTAGGTAGATATTGAATCTCTGCTTGAAACGTTTCCAATTGTCCGCTAAATTGCCTGTTAACTGCATAGGGGTAGGAGGACTAAGCCTATCCATGACGGAGAACGGGAACAGTGTCAATTTCTCTTACTTCAGTATGTTACTCATCAACTTCCTCGTCAACAGATTCCAATGCAGCCTCGCTCTCGCTGCTGCGGCTCGTTGTCCTCGCTACTCACGTCACTTGACTTGTGGTAGGATGTTCAATTTTCGTCGCGGAAATTTGCGGAGTtactccttttctctgtctcgtCATAGCGACTACCAATTTGACATCATGTTATGTTTGTTCCTTATATAATGACAAACAGGGGCGTATGTTTAACTACTTTTAATGAACATATACTTCAGCTAGAAAACTCCATGTTTAGCAATGCAAGTCATTCTTTAACCACTTCCCGCGCCCGCATAGCCTGCTGGGTAACGTAGTCTAAATGTTATTAAAACATAACAACACTAACAAAGTTAGTTAacgaagctaacgttagctagttcatTCTCACAATAGTGAGAACTGCTCTAGATTGGAAACTTACGTTAATCAGTGTAAAGCCATGTTGGCTTTATGGAAACGATATACAATATATGGGAAATAATATAGTTAAGGAAATAATCCAAACCTAGTTCTGCCGAGTTAGgacataatgttagctagctaaacggTACTGTAGCTCATACAACGCCGACGGTCAAACCGTTTCTAATATTTACGTTAATTAGCTATAGTAACGTTATGGAAGCTATTCACAGAAAACCATAATTGTCTTCGTTATTCATTATTAGTATGTTGTATTATTATATACATGATTTcgatatatattcagagccaaacATCAACCCAACTTACCTTTTTAACTGTTGTCGCATCCAAACTTGCCACCAGCGTTTTCAGTTGTAATTGCGAAGTTCCCGGAAGAAGTCCAGCAACAACGGAGGTTCCTCGATGAACCCACCTTCTAACAAGTCATTTGAAGAACATTTCGGAACCCTACGGTTCTTAGGGGATCTGAGAACAACTCCAGTTGAACCCTTAATTTTTAGAGTGTAGtcggctctatttactctcagattcaaaTATGCTGATTAGCATCAACGATCAAGTCAGTCATTCATTCTGTACTATGAGTCTGGGCTAACATTGTTACTGCACATTCTGGTGAAAATTGTAACCCATAAGGAGATACTtttcttcaaacaatcaaccTTTTCAATAAGAATTGCAATAATGTAGTTGGCCGAGAGCTCGATGACACACGGAGTTCAGAAGCCTTATATAGTCAAACTATCTTGTGCATATAGAAAACACGTGATCTTGGTGTGTGGAGAACAAGACAGACAAACTGTGAATTGATCATTTCGTTCTGTAGCAGCAGCTAGTTATTCTAGTCTTCTCGTGAGGTATCAAAACAACACGAAATCACTCTGCACAGTTCCTCTGAAGTAGATCAACGGTTCCCGAATTGGGGCAAGCAAGCTCCTTTGGCCTGTCTGCCCAGAGGGTGTGTCTAGAGCTAGTCTGGAGATAAATCAGATCTAGgctgaactgtgtgatgtagtagggagttgtagtttccaacaggacaatatgCGACATAGTTTGTCATATAAAacgtaattaactacaatgaccataatccattgcgtgcCCACTTGTCTTGTTTCTGTTTATTTTACACCTGCTATGTAAAAGAGACAGAAGAATGACCCCAACcgtaaccattttaaatgtcaacgTCAATGGgctagggacgtcccaaggatgcatctctacctgaaaatgcatgatctaagtgattgatagttggtattcagcagtcataaagccTCATTTACTTTtatgaactactaaaatagtgattttgtcagacagcagctctacaCTTTATTGACTGACTGATCCATTCATCCTTCCtcagccttcctctcctctgaagaCCCAGTGAGGGTGGAGCTCACTCAGAGCTGTTGAGGGACTGGTTAGGAAGAACACTTCTACagccagagaggtgagaggtcacatgGTTTAGATGGTAAATATTTATGTTCGCTTAGCAGTTCATCACGTCAGCAAAAGGGATTATGTTCCAATATCTATGTTCATTTACATTAGTGCAAATTGTCCACTGATAGTGGTGTCATTTCTCACCCCTTTTGGCTGCATGAAAGTTCATTTCCCCTCAGGCACACACATTTGTTCTTTCCCAAGCCACTACCTGTTTagcccgctatcatccagaagtcgaggtcaggacaggtgcatcaaagctgggaccgagagacagaagctgtttttcaatctcaaggccatcagactgttaaatagccatcactaacacagaggctgctgcctacatacagacttgaaatcattggccactttaaggaagggaacactagtcactttaataatgtttacatatctggcattactcatctcatatgtatatactgtattctatcctgttctactatatcttagtctatgtaactCATctcatgtctatactgtattctatcctattctactgtatctgtctatgccgctctgacattgctcatccatatatttatatattcttattccattacttagattagtgtgtattaggtatttgttgtgaagtggttagatattactgcactgttggagctaggaacacaagcatttcactacacctgcaataacatttgatttaatataataataataatatatgccatttagcagacgcttttatccaaagcgacttacagtcatgtgtgcatacattctacgtatgggtggtcccgggaatcgaacccactaccctggcgttacaagcgccatgctctaccaactgagctatgaaGATCACTTGTGTAAAATGTACTTTTTCCCACTCATTTTTTGATATTGCTTATGCATATTCAGTGGCCTGACTGTATCAAAGGCCCATCCTGGTAGATCTGAACCTAATGCAGTTTGGCGTGGTCAGATGAGAGAAGGTGCCAGGTGTAACCGAGGCTATAGATGCTCCATATCCATTACATTGAATGTTTTATATAATATAACTAAATGTGTTGCAAGGGCAGTTAAGAAATGGAACAGCAAGGCCACAGAACATGACATAATCAGAGCTGTGGGAGACCACCTCAAGCCCCTGGTAGAGCTGGGGATGGTGTTTATCACTTCAACAGGCTTGAAAAGTGGGATTGATACTGTTTTTCATACTAAGATGGACCAAGAGTCTGTAGATTGATCTGTCATTGGGTTAATTTGTTTTGCAAAAtgttcaaatcaaactttatttatacagcacatttcagacatggatgcaACAATGGTTTCACAGGAAAAAACAATGAAAGAGAAATATTTAGTACAAACACAAGAGGATAAAAACTAAAAGACTAATGAGCATTGAAAGGAAATGCCATTGATTAAAATATTTTAAATATGATGCTAAATCCAACCCTaaatataactttttttttaGGAGAGGCTCTAAAAGACACTATGGGGGCATCAACTGATAATTGACTGGTaacaacaactgggacctaaaagacaTCCACCACGAGACCCACTAAATCTTCCCAAGAAGaggcaaacaaaagaaaaacccacacCAAACTTACAGACAGGAAGTAAACCAAAAAGGTGGAGCAACTAAAGGTTgactctccacatctatcaagacaactggaacactgggccagacactcttaaatataacctggaccagctcaggtgaaacaccttcccactaacaagatggacaagccagcacaggtgtaacacatactgactagcTAGGTGACACCAGTCAGTGCATCCTACGTGCTAACAAGCTATATGtgctaaagtccaacctcaaaacaaaaatggaaaaaccaaagcctgtaacaCCTTACGAGAACAAATATATCCCATATTTTTCTTGGACAAATTTGCTCCTACAGAAAACAACATTTCACATTATAATCAATTACAATGCTTCACCAATATAAACATGGTGTCTACTGGCTGTCAACAATTAAAAACAGGAAAAAACACGtctaaatatatgtattttttccACAATCTTATTTTTTGAAAAACTCACTCGTTTCTAGAACTCTCGTCTTCCTAAAACTAACTAGCTTCTAGAACTCTCGTCCCCTTGGAACGAGCCCAAACAAACATCATCTCCAATATGGAAAAACATGCAGTCAAAATAAATTGTGATCACAACACAAATCTTTTTGACTGCCCACCCCAGAGACAATCAGCAACCAAGTTGTCCTTACCACAGACATGTCTGATTTCAAGAGGAAACTCCTGCAATATCTGTAGTAACTTTCCACCTCACTGTGGagattctctctcttttcagggtTCACTCGACAGGCATGTTGTTGGATCGGGGCCCAGTCCCCAATGTCATGCTCTAGTACATTTGGATTTGCACATCTGAGAATTAACCCTGATATTCTAAAAGCAGGGCAACAATGTCAATATAATTGTATCCAAATAGTGTCAGTTTGTTGCATAAACAATTATgattactaaatgttacatgaATTGTAAATATGAAACATCAAAACCAAATGTACAGCCCTTTGTTAATATGTTTTGGCAATAATTAACTTAATGGTGAGGCATGGAATAATAAAATATGTCTTTTGTCAGGCTGATGTTTGAAATATGAGGTGATTTTAGTTATGCTTCTTCAGTAGTAGAATAAAGACAATTTCCACTTGAATGTTGTCAAGAAATAGTGGTGTTGTAAGATTGTTAATACAATTGATAATAGACCAATTTCTTATACTGCGTCCATGTGTATAGGCTGCAAGTACGTTGAAATTAAAAAAGTTGTTTTCAAGTTATTGAAAAAACGACCAGAAAAACATCTCAATTTTCACTTTCAACTACAACCGAGCATGTATTGGGCATAGTCTTATTTTCAACGTCTTTTCAATTACATTAAGTGGGGTGTCCAAATCAACAACTAATATGCAGAAACAGTTTGTGATAAATTGAAAACCTAAACATTAAATCTACTATTTACACATATTACCTTTTAAACTGCACCAGAAACGCTGTTGTTTTTGACAAGTAGCAATACATCACTGATATCAATTACGGGGGAAATCAGTTCTACATGCTGTTGAAACTAACACAACTAAACGGGAGATATCTTTTacctcactggttagaggacaacctgcAGAAGGCAGTCAGCCACATTTTGGAGTGATGCATTTAAATGTAGGGGTCGCTAAACAAAGGAACACAACACTTATTTGTCATCACTCATCGAGATCCCGTTGAAATCAATTGCACGAAAAAGGGGGAGATGAGATTGCACGTCCTGTTAAACCTAACAGCTCAAAAACCACATGAAATCTGGGAATAATGTgtacatcactggttagaggacaacttagtagaaaacagctagctacattttgaagtgttgcattttgattcaagtgggtcaccaacgtggtaaacagctagctacagttgaagtcggaagtttacatacacttagtttggagtcattaaaactcgtttttcaaccactcaacacatttcttgataacaaactatagttttggcaagccggttaggacatctatttggtgcatgacacaagtcatttttccaacaattatttacagacagattatttaacttataattcactgtatcacaattccagtgggtcagaagtttacatacactaagttgactgttcctttaaacagcttggaaaatacctgaaaatgatgtcatggctttagaagcttcttataggctaattgatataatttgagtcaattggaggtgtgcctgtggatgtatttcaaggcctacattcaaactcagtgcctctgcttgacatcattggtAAATCAAAAGAAagcagccaagacctcagaaaaaaattgtagacctccacaagtctggttcatccttaggagcaatttccaaatgcctgaaggtaccacgttcatctgtacaaacaacagtacgcaagtataaacaccattggactacgcagccgtcacaccactcaggaaggagacacgttctgtctcctagagatgaacgtactttggtgtgaaaagtgcaaatcaatcccaaaacaacagcaaaggaccttgaagattttggaggaaacaggtacaaaataatctatatccacagtaaaacgagtcctatattgacataacttgaaaggccgctcagcaaggaagaagccactgctccaaaaccgccttaaaaaagccagactacggtttgcaactgcacatgggaacaaagatcgtactttttggtctaatggaacaaaaatagaactgtttggctataatgaccatcgttatgtttggaggaaaaagggggatgcttgcaagccgaagaacaccattccaaccgtgaagcacgggggtggcagtttcatgttgtgggggtgctttgctgcaggagggactggtgcacttcacaaaatagatggcatcgtgaggtaGGAAAATTTGGTGGCAATATTGAAGcaacaagacatcagtcaggaagttaaaacttggatAGAGAACCTGCCCAGGACAGAgctcaagcttggtcgcaaatgggtcttccaaatggacaatgaccccaagcatacttccaaagttgtggcaaaatggcttaaggacaacaaagtcaaggtattgtagtggccatcacaaagccctgacctcaatcctatataaattctttgggcagaactgaaaaagtgtgtacgcgcaaggaggcctagaaacctgactcaagttacaccagctctttgacgtggaatgggccaaaattcacccaacttattgtgggcagCTTGTGAAagactacccaaaacatttgacccaagttaaaacatttaagggcaatgctaccaaatactaattgagtgtatgtaaacttctgacccactgggaatgtgatgaaataattcaaagctgaaataaatcattctctctactatttttctgacatttcacattctgaaaataaagtggtgatcctaactgacctaagacagggaatttgaattaggattaaatgtcaggaactgtgaaaaacggagtttaaatgtatttggcgaaggtgtatgtaaacttccgacttcaactgtacattttgaagtgttgcatTTTGATTCAAGTGGGTCACCAACGTGGTAAGTGTAACGTCACTTTTTGTTAAATCATATAAATAGTACTCTTTCAATTCAGAGCCTGGATTTTTCTCTGAGGCTAATATCCATATCATGTTGAAATCAATAGAACAGGGGACAAACGTTTaggttctacattgtgacattattAAAACAACTCTTTCAtgtatgtattttctgatgtCTGATCAGAGATCTTTTATCAAAGTATCATTtgtcacattgatcacagctataagggtTCTCTCCTGTGTATGTGTTCTCTAGTGCGATTTTAAATCACTTAAGCTAACAAAACTCTTGTCGCAGTCAGAGCAGTGttaagatttctctcctgtgtgcgtTCTCAGGTGTACTTTCAGGCAGCTTGCCTGtataaaactcttcccacattgagtacaactatatggtttctctcctgtgtgtgtgcgctggtGTAATATCAGTCCATTTggctgagtaaaactcttcccacattgattacagctatatggtttctcacctgtgtgtattctctggtgcatTTGCAGGGAGCTTGATcgagtaaaactctttccacattgggTACAGCTacatggtttctctcctgtgtgtgttctctggtgtacctTCAGAGAgctagatgtagtaaaactcttcccacattgattacagctaaatggtttctctcctgtgtgtgttctctggtgtactgtCAGAGAGCTAGATGTAACATAACTCTTATCACATTTATCACAGCTgtaagatttctctcctgtgtgtgttctctggtgtaaagTCAGATAGCTAGCTGTACCataactcttcccacattgatcacagctataaggtttctctgttgtgtgtgttttctggtgtTTAGTCAGATTGGAAGATgtagtaaaactctttccacattgagtacagctataagatttctctcctgtgtgaattagCAGGTGTGTTTTCAATGAATATGATCTAGAGAAACTCATTCCACAATGAGAGCAGTGGTacggcttttctcctgtgtggatTCTCTGGTGTATTTTAAGTTCTGATGAAGATTTGCAATTCTTctcacagtcagagcagcagtaagGATTCGTCAATGTGGGTCTCTGCTGGTGTTTCTTGAGGTGTTCTGATCTgaagagactcttctctgcctcttcagCATAATGTTGTTGTTGAGACTCCCCAGAGGACCCAGGATActcacatctctctcctgtcgactccccagaggatccacgatagtcctgtctctctcctgtgtgaacgacAAAGTCAGACAAGTgattaacctgttgagtgtagggggcagtattttgatgtttggatgaaaaacgtacccaaatgaaactgcctatttctcaggcccagaatctaggatatgcatataattgtcagatgaagatataaaacactctaacgtttccaaaactgtcaaaatattgtctgagtataacagaactgatattgcaggcgaaaaccagaGGAAAATCCAAAATCCAGGAAATGCCTAAGAGAAACgaatctccctgttccattgcatgcctcccctccatttaaagggatatcaaccagattcctttccctatggcttccacatggtgtgaacagtctttagacatagtttcagtcTTTTATCATGAAAAGTGAGCGAGAacgatcacatcgcgtcagtggatggctgggtaccagcagagttttgcatgcgcaacagcttggagcagacattttctctctctcctattgaaaaggctacggtccggttgaaatatgatcaattatttattgtaaaaacaacctgaagattgattataaaaaaacatttgacatgtttctacgaaatttacggatactatttggaatttttgtctgcccaTCATGACCtgcacgagcctgtggatttctgaacaaaacCCGCTaaccaaatggaggtttttggatataaaaataatctttattgaacaaaaggaacatatattgtgtaactgggagtctcgtgagtgcaaacatctgaagatcaaagCTAAGCAATTcatttttattgcttttctgactttcgtgaccaatctactttgctgtcatctatgttttgtctgctgagagagatgtcctaacataaacgcttggatagcttttgctgtaaagcttttttgaaatctgacacgctaggtggattaacaacaagctaagctgtgttttgctatattgcacttgtgatttcattaaaattaaatattttttgtaatttacTTTGAATTTTGCACtttgcaattcagcggatgttgacgaaaatgatcccgctaacgggatgtgTGCGCCAAGAAGTTAAAGTCCCACAACTGTAGAAATCCACTGTTTATTTGAGGTAAAAGTGATGCCCAGAGCATACCCATGAAGTTGTACAACAATTGACGTCTGTTAAATTATTTGACAATTGTCTTAAGACAGTCCTGTGAGCAACAAGTcatattttgtcttgttttcacattaTAGTAACATCGATAACTACTGGAAGATCCTAACAGtaacacagacctactgtaggagcCATGACTTCACCTAAGAACAACAGACTCTAAAGGAGAGTCTCACTCTTGAATCAAAAGAATTTGCAAAAAACAATTTGACAGAGGTGAGGGGGTACAAAAATCAAGAAATTCTCTTTCAAGGACAGTCTCGCAAAAACCAAGCGTTCTTGCGTTCTTACTACCTGCTATtcaaagtagaggtcgaccgattatgatttttcaacgccgataccgattattggaggaccaaaaaagccgacaCCGACTCAATCCTGGGTCCAGCGactgtcaagccaacaccttaTAACTGTTACGCCAAGATGTCTAAACTTCTTGACGAGGTCGCCAGGTGTTGGGTTAcggttagaggtcgaccgattatgatttttcaacaccaataccgattattgaagGACCAAAAAAAAGTATTCTGCCGATTTTTAAactgtatttgtaataatgacaattacaacaatactgaatgaacacttattttaacttaatataatacataaataaaatcaatttagcctcaaataatgcaaaaacaaagtgttggagaaaaaagtaaaagtgcaatatgtgccatgtaagaaagctaacgtttaagttccttgctcagaacatgagaatatatgaaagctggtggttccttttaacatgagtcttcaatattcccaggtaagaagttttaggttgtagttattattggaattataggactatttctctctatacgatttgcaTTTCATATACCTtagactattggatgttcttataggcactttagtattgccagtgtaacagtatagcttccgtccctctcctcgctcatacctgggctcgaaccaggaacacatcgacaacagccaccctcaaagcagcgttacccatgcagagcaaggggaacaactaccccacgtctcagagcgagtgacgtttgaaactctattagcacgcaccccgctaactagctagccatttcacatcggttacaccagcctaatttcgggagttgataggctttaagtcataaacagcgcaatgcttgaagaattgtgaagagctgctggcaaaacacacgaacgttctgtttgaatgaatgcttacaagcctgctggtgcctaccatcgctcagtcagactgctctatcaaatcacagTCTTAAttataacacaataacacacagaaattcgagccttaggtcattgatatagtcaaatccggaaactatcatctcgaaaacaaaatgtttattctttcagtgaaatacggaaccgctCCGTAAgtcatccataagtctaaatattcctgttacattgcacaaccttcaatgttatgtcataattacgtaaaattctggcaaattagttcgcaacgagccaggcggtgCAAACTGTTgtatatacactgactctgtgtgcaatgaacgcaagagaagtgacacactttcacctggttaatattgcctgctaacctggatttcttttagctaaatatgcaggtttaaaaatatacttctgtgtattgattttaagaaaggcattgatgtttatggttaggtacagtcgtgcaacgattgtgcttttttagcaaatgcgcttttgttaaatcatccccctttgtcgaagttggctgtctttgttaggaggaaatagtcttcacacagttcgcaatgaggcaggcggcccaaactgctgcatataccctgactctgttgcaagagaagtgacacatttCCCCTAGTttaaagaaattcatgttagcaggcaatattaacctcATGaaactctgggggcagtatttcatttttggattaaaaacgttcccgttttaaacaagatattttgtcacgaaaagatgctcgactatgcatataattgatagctttgaaaaagaaaacactctgacgtttccaaaactatTGATATggtctgtgagtgccccagaactaatgctacaggtgaaaccaagataaaatttcatacaggaagtgagccagatttttgaggcgctgtgtaccaatgtctccttatatggctgtgaatgcgcaaggagagagcctacactttctgtcgtttccccaaggtttttgcagcattgtgacgtttttgtaggcatatcattggaaaattgaccataagagactacatttaccaggtgtccgctgggtgtcctccgtcgaaactattgcgcaATCTCCAGGTGCGCGCATTTtcttccattttgaacagaggagaaaccaaactgccaggagtgacttatcatcgaatagatatgtgaaaaacacattgaggattgattctaaacaacgtttgccatgtttctgtcgatattatggaaaaaagtttgttgttatgactgaattttctgggttttttctcagccaaatgtgaagaacaaaacagagcgatttctcctacacaaattatctttttggaaaaactgaacatttgctatctaactgagagtctcctcattgaaaacatctgaagttcttcaaaggtaaattattttatttgaatgcttttcttgtttttgtgaaaatgttgcatgctaaaTGCCAAGCTTAAtggtatgctagctatcaatacccttacacaaatgcttgtttagctatggttcaaaagcatattttgaaaatctgagatgacagtgttgttaacaaaaggctaagcttgagagctaatatatttatttcatttcatttgtgattttcatgaatagttaacgttacgttatggtaatgagcttgaggctatagggtagcctagtggttagagcgttggactagtaaccggaaggttgcaagttcaaacccccgagctgacaaggtacaaatctgtcgttctgcccctgaacaggcagttaacccattgttcccaggcagtcattgaaaataagaatttgttcttaactgacttgcctggttaaataaaggtttttaaaaaaggatcccggatccgggtttgctcgtcgcaacaggttaactaAATAGGCAGGTTTAAAAagatatacttgtgtattgattttaagaaaggcattgatgtttatggttaggtacacgttggagcaacgacagtccttttttcgcgaatgtgcaccacatcgattatatgcaacgcaggacacgctagataaactagtaatatcatcaaccatgtgtagttaactagtgattatgattgatttttacaagataagtttaatgctagctagcaacttaccttggtttcttactgcattcgcgtaacaggcagactcctcgtggagtgcaatataAGGCAGGTGgtgagagcgttggactagttaaccatgaggtccttctgtagctcagttggtagagcatggcgcttgtaacgccagggtagtgggttcgatccccgggaccacccatacgtagaatgtatgcacacatgactgtaagtcgctttggataaaagcgtc is from Oncorhynchus gorbuscha isolate QuinsamMale2020 ecotype Even-year linkage group LG14, OgorEven_v1.0, whole genome shotgun sequence and encodes:
- the LOC123994974 gene encoding zinc finger protein 329-like; amino-acid sequence: MSSLRFSPSVEKEVCWTEKEGLWLNVVVKEEAEEYTIQKQVEGEAVIVKEEEKDVSVKEEEDAFRVKEEEDVTVKEEEEEDDACFRVKEEEGEMTVTLKKEEATGYLGSVSQRHVKASNGSKVERALINTRERQDYRGSSGESTGERCEYPGSSGESQQQHYAEEAEKSLFRSEHLKKHQQRPTLTNPYCCSDCEKNCKSSSELKIHQRIHTGEKPYHCSHCGMSFSRSYSLKTHLLIHTGEKSYSCTQCGKSFTTSSNLTKHQKTHTTEKPYSCDQCGKSYGTASYLTLHQRTHTGEKSYSCDKCDKSYVTSSSLTVHQRTHTGEKPFSCNQCGKSFTTSSSLKVHQRTHTGEKPCSCTQCGKSFTRSSSLQMHQRIHTGEKPYSCNQCGKSFTQPNGLILHQRTHTGEKPYSCTQCGKSFIQASCLKVHLRTHTGEKS